The DNA segment TATGTCCTTCGGGAGGAATAAGACTGACAAAACGTCGTCGTCGTTCTTGCTGTCTTCGTCGtctgcttcttcttcatcgtctATTTATATGAAAAGGTCAAAGTCTCTAGCTGAGTCGGAGTCTCACAGAGCAGAAGCTATTGAAGACTGCATTCAGTTCTTGAACTCTTCTTTTTCTCTGACCAGATCAAACTCTGTCCCAACGTGGTCTTCTTGATTTGATCCGGTTCGGATTCGGATACGGGTCGGGTCGTTTTCATGTTGTTGTAATGTCAAAAGGAGTTTAGAATTGCCAATAATGCATTGTATAGgtgtgttttgtttatttatttctttacaATTCACACAAAGATTGCGAGTTTTGACTTGAAAGACAATAAATTCTTGGATCATATTTTCAACATTCATTTTGCAAACCATAGATCAAGGTTTATGGgaggaaataaataaaaaattacactAATCTTATGTGTTTTTGGTACAAACACTAACACAAATAATATGTACATTGTTTAAC comes from the Brassica rapa cultivar Chiifu-401-42 chromosome A01, CAAS_Brap_v3.01, whole genome shotgun sequence genome and includes:
- the LOC103848308 gene encoding josephin-like protein, which codes for MSRRACKRVSFCPNPEATDEPIFSKHHDRRKVVMIGFLSCGLRSSPAARKLMRRIGDSFARTLRFMSFGRNKTDKTSSSFLLSSSSASSSSSIYMKRSKSLAESESHRAEAIEDCIQFLNSSFSLTRSNSVPTWSS